One stretch of Akkermansia sp. RCC_12PD DNA includes these proteins:
- a CDS encoding CatA-like O-acetyltransferase produces the protein MKKKIDVDSWPRKSHYEYFQTFDCPMFSITFPVRVDALYRYARENGLSFFAVCMFVLLKALNEVPQFRQRVEDGDVWEYESVDALVPVLAADGEFSQIVVEYRDSLSVFLEHALPLIQAAKGEPARANPCHRTDIAVFSCLPWMPFTQVASAYRSFRGQYLPLIHWGKMEPDASGRLMMSVAVQANHVLVDGVHVGNFYKNIEYLCSRF, from the coding sequence ATGAAAAAGAAGATTGACGTAGATTCATGGCCTAGAAAGTCACATTACGAGTATTTCCAGACTTTTGACTGCCCGATGTTTTCCATTACGTTTCCCGTCAGGGTGGATGCGCTGTACCGTTATGCTAGGGAGAATGGGCTGTCCTTTTTCGCCGTGTGCATGTTTGTGCTGCTGAAGGCACTGAATGAGGTGCCCCAGTTTCGGCAGAGGGTGGAGGATGGGGACGTGTGGGAGTATGAGTCCGTGGATGCCCTGGTTCCGGTTCTGGCCGCCGACGGGGAGTTTTCCCAGATTGTTGTGGAGTACCGGGACAGTCTGTCCGTTTTTCTGGAACATGCCCTTCCGTTGATTCAGGCGGCCAAGGGTGAACCCGCCCGTGCGAATCCCTGCCACCGGACGGATATTGCCGTGTTCAGTTGTCTTCCATGGATGCCGTTTACGCAGGTAGCCAGCGCCTACAGGTCTTTCCGGGGGCAGTACCTGCCTCTGATTCACTGGGGAAAGATGGAACCCGATGCTTCCGGCAGATTGATGATGTCCGTGGCCGTTCAGGCCAATCATGTATTGGTGGACGGTGTGCATGTTGGGAATTTTTATAAAAATATTGAGTATTTGTGTTCTCGATTTTAA
- a CDS encoding four helix bundle suffix domain-containing protein: protein MASLLRPSGDYRSLLSYQKAEQIYDLTYYFCKTYLSCRDRTVDQMVQAARSGKQNIAEGKEAGLTSLEMEIKLINVARASLDELLVDYEDFLRVRKLLLWEKDSREAQFVRKKGADKTAGRDYFLNLARTRPPEVIANMAICLIFQAKFLLMRQLEFLEGKFLREGGMRERMSRMRRAVRDRGDRGDRGDRGDRGDRGDRGDRGDRGDRGDRGDRGDRGDRGDRGRMGISHDL, encoded by the coding sequence ATGGCCTCTCTGCTGCGTCCGTCCGGTGATTACCGCTCTCTTCTTTCCTACCAGAAAGCGGAACAGATTTATGATTTGACGTATTATTTTTGCAAAACATATTTGTCGTGCCGCGACAGGACAGTAGATCAGATGGTTCAAGCCGCCCGCTCAGGGAAGCAGAATATTGCAGAAGGCAAGGAGGCGGGGCTGACATCTCTGGAGATGGAGATCAAGTTGATAAATGTCGCCAGAGCCAGTCTGGATGAATTGCTGGTGGATTATGAAGATTTTTTGAGGGTAAGGAAGTTGCTCTTATGGGAGAAGGATTCCCGGGAAGCGCAGTTTGTCAGGAAAAAAGGGGCGGACAAGACCGCGGGACGGGATTATTTTCTGAATCTGGCCCGGACGCGGCCACCGGAAGTGATAGCCAATATGGCGATTTGCCTGATTTTTCAGGCCAAGTTTTTGTTAATGAGGCAGCTTGAGTTTTTGGAAGGGAAGTTTCTCAGAGAAGGAGGGATGAGGGAAAGGATGAGCCGGATGAGAAGGGCGGTGAGGGATAGGGGTGATAGGGGTGATAGGGGTGATAGGGGTGATAGGGGTGATAGGGGTGATAGGGGTGATAGGGGTGATAGGGGTGATAGGGGTGATAGGGGTGATAGGGGTGATAGGGGTGATAGGGGTGATAGGGGTAGGATGGGAATTTCCCATGATCTCTAA
- a CDS encoding ABC transporter ATP-binding protein gives MLSVRNLSASFHTRAGIVRAVRNVSFDVAPGETLGIVGESGSGKSVTCYSMMGLIPMPPGRIESGSAMLDGTDLLQCSEKELRFIRGRRISMIFQDPMTSLNPYLTVGEQIAEPLVIHEGINKKEALARALEQLSLVGIPDPEQRMNAYPHQFSGGMRQRVMIAMALITKPEILIADEPTTALDVTVQKQVLDLIKKLQQDMGTAVILITHDLGVVRQYADRINVMYAGSIVESASSGELLEHPRHAYTKALMKSIPGQHAKGAPLYTIPGLPPNMTHLPSGCSFRPRNTLGKPELCLKDREPELAEISPGHWVQNCPGCLAGN, from the coding sequence ATGCTTTCCGTCAGGAACCTCAGCGCCTCCTTTCACACCAGGGCGGGCATCGTCAGGGCGGTAAGAAACGTATCCTTTGATGTAGCGCCAGGGGAAACGCTCGGCATCGTGGGGGAATCCGGCTCCGGAAAATCCGTCACCTGCTACTCCATGATGGGGCTTATTCCCATGCCTCCGGGCCGCATTGAAAGCGGTTCCGCCATGCTGGACGGAACGGACCTGCTCCAATGTTCGGAAAAAGAACTTCGCTTCATCCGGGGCAGGCGCATCTCCATGATCTTCCAGGACCCCATGACCTCCCTCAATCCGTATCTGACCGTCGGGGAACAAATTGCGGAACCGCTCGTCATCCATGAAGGAATAAACAAAAAGGAAGCGTTGGCCAGAGCCCTGGAACAGCTCTCCCTTGTCGGCATACCGGACCCGGAGCAGCGCATGAACGCCTACCCGCACCAATTCTCCGGAGGTATGCGGCAGCGCGTCATGATCGCCATGGCCCTGATCACCAAGCCGGAAATCCTCATCGCGGACGAACCAACCACCGCACTGGACGTCACCGTTCAGAAACAGGTGCTGGACCTGATCAAAAAACTACAGCAGGACATGGGAACCGCCGTCATCCTCATCACGCACGACCTGGGAGTGGTGCGCCAGTATGCGGACCGCATCAACGTCATGTACGCGGGCAGCATCGTGGAAAGCGCCTCCTCCGGGGAACTCCTGGAACATCCCCGGCACGCCTATACAAAAGCTCTGATGAAATCCATCCCCGGCCAACACGCCAAGGGAGCCCCCCTTTACACCATTCCCGGCCTGCCTCCCAACATGACGCACCTCCCCTCCGGATGCAGCTTCCGCCCCAGAAACACCTTGGGCAAACCGGAACTATGCCTGAAAGACCGGGAACCGGAACTGGCGGAAATATCCCCCGGTCACTGGGTACAAAACTGCCCGGGCTGCCTGGCCGGAAATTAA
- the der gene encoding ribosome biogenesis GTPase Der, with protein sequence MQHVPTIAIVGRPNVGKSAIFNRMAGRRIAIVHDEPGVTRDRISAPCKITDHACKLMDTGGIGARLGDGFAEQVAAEADIAMKTADLILFVLDSRDHLTPIDQSIADHLRKSEVPVMLLLNKADHEKQDLNLGEFSGLGFNDYIFLSAAHGRGFSELASKLDSFLKQAGAPLKEAMEETLAEDTETAPPIKVAVVGRPNAGKSSLVNAILQDRRTIVSDVAGTTRDAIDIPYLHDGQPYVLIDTAGMRPRSRRDTSVEVFSAMRSEKAIRRADICLLVIDIAAGITQQDRRIAGIIAEEGKPCIIIVNKFDLFHPNAPRKDRMVEVEEQVRRELFFINYAPFITTSAKKSEGIEIIFKVITRIRRESTALPTTGQLNRLIQLAQQMNPPGTSSGSAKRLKIYYVTTAVDPKYSTIPVPRYVLFVNDKNLLTDSYSQYLRNKIRENYPAPGIPVIFSARSRVRND encoded by the coding sequence ATGCAGCACGTCCCCACCATTGCAATCGTAGGCAGGCCCAATGTCGGGAAATCCGCCATATTCAACAGAATGGCGGGCAGGCGCATCGCCATCGTGCATGATGAACCCGGCGTCACCCGCGACCGCATCAGCGCACCCTGCAAAATCACGGACCATGCCTGCAAGCTTATGGACACGGGCGGCATCGGGGCCCGGCTGGGCGACGGCTTTGCGGAACAGGTAGCCGCTGAGGCGGACATAGCCATGAAAACGGCGGACCTGATCCTCTTCGTGCTGGACAGCCGGGACCACCTCACCCCCATTGACCAAAGCATCGCGGACCATCTCCGCAAATCGGAAGTTCCGGTCATGCTGTTGCTCAACAAGGCCGACCACGAAAAACAGGACCTCAACCTGGGGGAATTCTCCGGACTCGGATTTAACGACTACATCTTCCTCTCCGCCGCTCATGGCCGTGGCTTCTCGGAACTGGCCTCCAAACTGGACTCCTTTCTCAAGCAAGCAGGGGCCCCCCTGAAAGAAGCAATGGAGGAAACTCTGGCAGAAGACACGGAAACGGCCCCCCCCATCAAGGTAGCTGTCGTAGGCCGCCCCAATGCGGGCAAATCCTCACTGGTCAACGCCATCCTCCAGGACAGGCGCACCATCGTCTCAGACGTAGCGGGAACCACCCGCGACGCCATTGACATCCCCTACCTGCATGACGGGCAGCCCTACGTTCTGATTGACACGGCCGGAATGCGCCCGCGTTCCCGGCGGGACACCTCCGTGGAAGTCTTCTCCGCCATGCGCAGTGAAAAAGCCATCCGCCGGGCGGACATCTGCCTGCTGGTCATTGACATCGCGGCGGGCATCACGCAGCAGGACCGCCGCATCGCCGGCATCATCGCGGAAGAAGGAAAACCCTGCATCATCATCGTCAACAAATTCGACCTCTTCCACCCGAACGCCCCGCGCAAGGATCGCATGGTGGAAGTGGAGGAACAAGTGCGCAGGGAGCTCTTCTTCATCAACTACGCGCCGTTCATCACCACCTCCGCGAAAAAATCGGAAGGTATTGAAATCATCTTCAAGGTCATCACGCGCATCCGCCGGGAATCCACCGCGCTACCCACCACGGGACAGCTCAACCGCCTCATCCAGCTTGCCCAGCAGATGAACCCGCCCGGTACCTCCAGTGGCTCTGCCAAGCGGCTTAAAATCTACTATGTCACCACGGCCGTGGACCCCAAATACAGCACCATTCCGGTACCGCGCTACGTCCTCTTCGTCAATGACAAAAACCTGCTTACGGATAGCTATTCCCAATACTTGCGCAACAAAATCCGGGAAAACTACCCGGCCCCCGGCATTCCGGTCATCTTCTCCGCCCGTTCACGCGTGCGTAACGACTAA
- a CDS encoding LptF/LptG family permease produces MKIFDRYIARQLLGVTVLGVMSLSALLLLGNLFKELRPLLVESGAPFSIVMEFIFQVIPFSLMFSIPWGFLTAVLLVYGRLASDNELTSMRMAGMSLWRLSAPAIAIGIALSGLCYWINIDLAPRAKQAISELLIKAASINPEGLLREGQAITKFDDQEIYIDKHIPEEKLIYGMHIYQKASDKSPAVALHAERVTYHFSPEKKIFELHLFNTLVTTQEKNGISRSVVVDEMPRSISTDRHSGRRIKANRFTNEEIREALNTPGYLNENQTREFATELPRRASFSLACIVFALIGVPLAINTRRKDTSTGFAMGILIASLYFVALIFADLSRKSGTVLPYILLWLPNVITIAVALYLHNKARHKG; encoded by the coding sequence ATGAAAATCTTTGACAGATACATTGCCCGACAATTACTGGGGGTGACAGTCCTGGGGGTAATGTCCCTGAGCGCCCTGCTTCTGCTGGGAAACCTGTTCAAGGAACTGCGACCGCTTCTGGTGGAAAGCGGAGCCCCCTTCAGCATTGTCATGGAATTCATCTTCCAGGTAATTCCTTTCTCCCTGATGTTCTCCATCCCGTGGGGGTTCCTCACTGCGGTACTCCTGGTGTACGGGAGGCTGGCCTCTGACAACGAGCTCACCTCCATGCGCATGGCGGGCATGAGCCTGTGGCGTTTGAGCGCGCCCGCCATCGCCATCGGCATTGCCCTTTCCGGCCTCTGCTACTGGATCAACATAGACCTGGCGCCCCGCGCCAAGCAGGCTATCTCCGAACTGCTGATCAAGGCGGCCTCCATCAACCCGGAGGGGCTGCTCCGTGAAGGACAGGCTATCACCAAATTCGACGACCAGGAAATCTACATTGACAAGCATATACCGGAGGAAAAGCTCATCTATGGCATGCATATCTACCAAAAAGCCTCGGACAAATCCCCGGCTGTAGCTCTGCACGCGGAACGCGTTACCTACCACTTTTCCCCGGAAAAAAAGATATTTGAACTTCATCTGTTCAATACGCTCGTCACCACGCAGGAAAAAAACGGAATTTCCAGAAGCGTGGTCGTGGATGAAATGCCCAGGAGCATCAGCACGGACAGGCATTCCGGCCGCCGCATCAAGGCCAACCGATTCACCAACGAGGAAATCAGGGAGGCCCTGAACACCCCTGGCTACCTGAATGAAAATCAAACGCGGGAATTCGCCACGGAACTGCCCAGGCGCGCCTCCTTCTCCCTGGCCTGCATCGTCTTTGCCCTCATCGGAGTGCCCCTGGCCATCAACACCCGGCGGAAAGACACTTCCACGGGATTTGCCATGGGTATCCTGATCGCCTCCCTCTACTTTGTGGCGCTCATCTTCGCGGACCTGTCCCGCAAAAGCGGAACCGTGTTGCCCTATATCCTGCTGTGGCTTCCCAACGTCATCACGATAGCTGTTGCCCTCTACCTTCACAATAAGGCCAGGCACAAGGGGTAA
- a CDS encoding recombination protein O N-terminal domain-containing protein, whose amino-acid sequence MNADATVLKLYPLGENGLIVVWCSGEGIIRTAAKGARKQSSPFAGRLDIFYQCRMQWTPAKKGDLHTLTTVDLISPRLSLRTDYCRLSAAGYFARLLLQMLEPDTPIPEFYDLLQRAYTYLEKNMPSVRAVLHFEQELARLHGISHPGIPAHVILKSHFGKLPPQRERLLKELERQSDQMK is encoded by the coding sequence ATGAATGCGGACGCCACCGTACTCAAGCTCTACCCACTGGGGGAAAACGGCCTGATCGTCGTCTGGTGTTCCGGGGAAGGCATCATCAGAACGGCGGCCAAGGGAGCAAGAAAACAATCCAGCCCTTTTGCCGGACGGCTGGATATCTTTTACCAGTGCCGTATGCAGTGGACGCCGGCGAAAAAGGGCGACCTGCATACGCTGACCACCGTGGACCTCATTTCCCCGCGCCTTTCCCTCCGCACGGACTACTGCCGCCTCTCCGCGGCAGGTTACTTCGCGCGCCTGCTCCTCCAGATGCTGGAACCGGACACGCCCATTCCGGAATTCTACGACCTTTTACAAAGGGCATACACCTATTTGGAAAAAAACATGCCTTCCGTACGGGCCGTCCTCCACTTTGAACAGGAACTCGCGCGGCTGCACGGCATTTCCCACCCCGGAATTCCCGCACATGTCATTCTGAAATCCCACTTCGGCAAACTCCCTCCGCAACGGGAAAGACTGCTCAAGGAACTTGAACGGCAGAGCGATCAAATGAAATGA
- a CDS encoding tetratricopeptide repeat protein, whose product MKTFILLITALTFAIPHASSQPPEAAAQTPAWVQKFNTLPEETRKQYIGKFQEAERFFAQKRTLESLFSLLELEKIFDGNPGLYNLRGACYIEIRNIEKALENFEKALKLDPENLTVQFNLAEALYVSHDYAKALKAFTELLPHFKDTDKNGIIPLLQFKRYICARKLDNQPLAKELENLYGPMDDTPYYYCIQAVMKYLGGDQNAAQEQVLSAFRIYQGTSALQAFTDAMTEAGILPSPYGQTVPNQPEKTGLEKSRS is encoded by the coding sequence ATGAAAACCTTCATCCTTCTCATCACAGCCCTCACATTTGCCATACCCCACGCTTCCTCCCAACCGCCGGAAGCCGCTGCACAAACACCCGCCTGGGTTCAGAAATTCAACACCCTGCCGGAAGAAACCAGAAAACAATACATCGGAAAATTCCAGGAGGCCGAACGATTCTTTGCACAAAAAAGAACCTTGGAAAGCCTCTTCTCCCTCCTGGAACTGGAAAAAATCTTTGACGGTAACCCCGGATTGTACAACCTCCGCGGCGCCTGCTACATTGAAATCCGCAACATTGAAAAAGCGTTGGAAAACTTTGAAAAGGCGCTGAAACTGGACCCGGAAAACCTCACTGTCCAATTCAACCTGGCGGAAGCCCTCTACGTAAGCCACGACTATGCCAAGGCTCTGAAAGCCTTCACGGAACTCCTGCCTCATTTCAAAGACACGGACAAAAACGGCATTATCCCACTCCTTCAATTCAAGCGCTACATCTGTGCCCGTAAACTTGATAACCAGCCCCTTGCCAAAGAGCTGGAAAACCTCTACGGTCCCATGGACGACACCCCTTACTACTACTGCATCCAGGCAGTCATGAAATATCTGGGAGGCGACCAGAATGCAGCCCAGGAACAGGTACTCTCCGCCTTCCGCATCTACCAGGGAACCAGTGCCCTCCAAGCCTTTACGGACGCCATGACGGAGGCCGGCATCCTGCCCTCTCCCTACGGGCAAACCGTCCCGAACCAGCCTGAAAAAACAGGGCTGGAAAAATCCCGTTCATGA
- the dxs gene encoding 1-deoxy-D-xylulose-5-phosphate synthase — MNSPSPELPELLGSIHNHADLMQIPEAELPRLAEEIRSTLIQSLAVTGGHLGPNLGVVELSIALHRVFETPRDKIIFDVSHQAYVHKMLTGRAEQIHTIRQYQGLSGFAKMSESPHDSYGAGHAGTALSAALGMCAARDLKGEDYHVVAVAGDAAFTCGTTLEALNNISQTTRRYITILNDNEWAIDKNVGALAKYFNSLQTSETFSWLRDKTASFIEKLGGTQAKEFAFKLEGTTKNLIFPSLLFNKFGLRYFGPLNGHDIPTLIRTLNYIKDLNEPVILHIVTQKGLGYQPALDNPTKFHGLGSYCVHDGETQGTPTPTFSQIFGSTLVDMAKQDESITAITAAMASGTKLDLFKEAFPRRYFDVGIAEEHGALFACGLAAEGMKPYVAIYSTFMQRCVDMIQHDAALQKLPVRFCMDRAGLSPDDGPTHHGLFDIAMIRSIPDVVFMQPKDEAEFVHMLRTMNHYQNGPTVIRYPRGCGSGVPLPATAEILPIGKAEVLQTGNDVLLVSLGIMIGIARDTATLLEERGYSVTLVNARFIKPLDDECIRLHASRSKVVCTFEDHSIRGGFNSAVLESLEAGEITIPVEAIAWPDQFIEHGSESILRKKYGLTAEAAIQKIIPHLTPNPQ, encoded by the coding sequence ATGAATTCTCCCTCACCTGAATTGCCGGAACTGCTGGGCAGCATACATAACCATGCGGACCTGATGCAGATCCCGGAGGCGGAGCTCCCCCGGCTGGCTGAAGAAATCCGCTCCACCCTGATCCAGTCCCTTGCCGTCACCGGCGGCCATCTGGGCCCCAACCTGGGAGTAGTGGAACTAAGCATCGCCCTCCACCGCGTCTTTGAAACGCCTCGGGACAAAATCATCTTTGACGTTTCCCACCAGGCCTATGTCCATAAAATGCTCACAGGCCGCGCAGAGCAAATTCATACCATCCGCCAGTACCAGGGCCTGTCCGGATTCGCGAAAATGTCGGAATCCCCTCATGATTCCTATGGGGCGGGCCACGCGGGCACGGCCCTCTCCGCGGCGCTGGGCATGTGCGCGGCTCGCGACCTCAAGGGGGAGGACTACCACGTGGTCGCCGTCGCCGGAGACGCAGCCTTCACCTGCGGCACTACACTGGAGGCTCTCAACAACATCAGCCAGACCACAAGGCGTTACATCACCATTCTGAATGACAACGAATGGGCCATCGACAAAAACGTGGGGGCCCTGGCCAAATACTTCAACTCCCTGCAGACCTCGGAAACTTTCTCCTGGCTGAGGGACAAGACCGCCTCCTTCATTGAAAAACTCGGTGGAACCCAGGCCAAGGAATTCGCATTCAAGCTGGAAGGTACCACCAAAAACCTCATCTTCCCCTCCCTGCTGTTCAACAAATTCGGTCTGCGCTACTTCGGCCCCCTGAATGGGCACGACATCCCCACGCTGATCCGCACGCTGAACTACATCAAGGACCTGAACGAGCCCGTCATCCTGCACATAGTCACCCAGAAAGGACTGGGCTACCAGCCCGCTCTGGACAATCCCACGAAATTCCACGGACTGGGCTCCTACTGCGTGCACGACGGGGAAACGCAGGGCACCCCAACCCCCACCTTCTCCCAAATCTTCGGCTCCACGCTGGTGGACATGGCGAAACAGGATGAATCCATCACGGCCATCACGGCGGCCATGGCCAGCGGGACCAAGCTGGACCTGTTCAAGGAAGCCTTCCCCAGGCGCTACTTTGACGTAGGCATAGCGGAAGAACACGGTGCCCTGTTCGCTTGCGGCCTGGCGGCGGAAGGCATGAAACCCTACGTAGCCATCTACTCCACCTTCATGCAACGCTGTGTGGACATGATCCAGCATGATGCGGCCCTTCAAAAACTCCCCGTGCGCTTCTGCATGGACAGGGCCGGACTCTCCCCCGACGACGGACCCACCCACCACGGCCTGTTTGACATCGCCATGATCCGCAGCATTCCGGACGTCGTCTTCATGCAGCCCAAGGATGAAGCGGAATTCGTCCACATGCTCCGCACCATGAACCACTACCAAAACGGCCCCACCGTCATCCGCTATCCCAGGGGATGCGGCTCCGGCGTACCCCTTCCCGCCACAGCGGAAATCCTGCCCATCGGCAAGGCGGAAGTGCTTCAAACAGGAAACGACGTCCTCCTCGTTTCCCTGGGCATCATGATCGGAATCGCCCGTGACACGGCCACGCTCCTGGAAGAACGAGGCTACAGCGTCACTCTGGTCAACGCCCGTTTCATCAAGCCGCTTGACGACGAATGCATCCGCCTCCACGCCTCCCGCAGCAAAGTGGTCTGCACCTTTGAAGACCACTCCATCCGCGGCGGATTCAACTCTGCTGTCCTGGAATCCCTGGAAGCCGGAGAAATCACCATTCCCGTGGAAGCCATCGCATGGCCGGACCAATTCATCGAACACGGCTCGGAATCCATTCTCAGAAAAAAATATGGACTCACGGCTGAAGCCGCGATACAAAAAATTATTCCTCATTTGACTCCCAATCCTCAATGA
- the xseB gene encoding exodeoxyribonuclease VII small subunit, translating to MAKQRKNSPGFEESIARLEEIIRLTEAPVTELEDMIALVEEGNKLIRHCRSILHNAELRIQTLSNPETAQEEQDGAEPDAPNANEFSLT from the coding sequence ATGGCTAAACAACGGAAAAACTCTCCCGGATTTGAAGAATCCATAGCCCGCCTGGAAGAAATCATCAGGCTGACGGAAGCCCCCGTCACAGAGCTGGAAGACATGATCGCCCTCGTGGAAGAAGGCAACAAGCTCATACGCCACTGCCGCAGCATTCTTCACAATGCGGAACTTCGCATCCAGACACTCAGCAACCCGGAAACCGCCCAAGAAGAACAGGACGGTGCGGAACCAGACGCTCCAAACGCCAATGAATTCTCCCTCACCTGA
- a CDS encoding glycosyltransferase family 39 protein encodes MNPPNTGSRAPFFIVLILLLVITGVQFFFNFRGLSSDAAMDQAQIARNVARGEGLITHRIRPIQLIADSSKSGLNPLLSDAQLREQEAILAGQGKSLVDAEKFSPYKLRDTRYAPLNILVEAAVFKLAGIHNYELWKMTGDSMIYLPDRIVAAVSAIFFILSVLSCYYVLRRIFDTTIASFTCLTMIFSNLFLQYATSGLPQMLMLFFFTWGVHFLYTALVNDQENRKFLWPIVFSAICFSCVCLTGWIGLWPMVGFLLFVGIRFKPHGLYCLPVLAILLLFLAYPVYINKTTSGSIFGTAFYTICTGLLGSESTAMKALVFGDIPIGAQTAVISIINNIITQGDILYENLGHLPLALVFLLALLHTFKKKPVNQAKWGIFSMWCLATVGMALYTVNKPGISIGQIQILFSPFFTAFGTAFVLNLIARHSKEAAPVLRGGVLLLALLVTALPLLLSLPHIVRVGILTAHRGIPAWPPYYPLGISQEVRNQTKAGDFILTDQPAAVSWYADRKTLDIPSLVSHFTTLERVLSFHGGKVGSILVTPSSTMGKDIRAVSGYYGEFAPLVLEGSILGQTRDKNPVYIFNHSGALSKLAERFGQSDSRQFIMGADMILYRDLQQPGPALQN; translated from the coding sequence ATGAATCCGCCTAACACAGGCTCCCGCGCACCGTTCTTCATTGTCCTCATACTGCTGCTGGTCATCACGGGGGTTCAATTCTTCTTCAACTTCCGCGGCCTCTCGTCAGACGCCGCCATGGACCAAGCCCAAATCGCCCGCAACGTAGCGAGGGGAGAAGGCCTGATCACCCACAGAATCCGCCCCATCCAGCTCATTGCGGACAGCAGCAAGTCCGGACTCAACCCCCTCCTTTCCGACGCCCAGCTCCGGGAGCAGGAAGCCATTCTGGCAGGTCAGGGGAAAAGCCTGGTGGACGCAGAAAAATTCTCTCCCTACAAGCTCCGTGACACGCGCTATGCTCCGCTGAACATTCTGGTGGAAGCGGCCGTATTTAAATTGGCGGGCATACACAACTATGAACTCTGGAAAATGACCGGAGACTCCATGATCTACCTGCCGGACCGCATCGTGGCCGCCGTCTCCGCCATCTTCTTCATTCTTTCTGTCCTGAGCTGCTACTACGTGCTCCGCAGAATATTTGACACCACCATCGCCAGCTTTACCTGCCTGACGATGATTTTCAGCAATCTATTCCTGCAATATGCCACCAGCGGCCTCCCGCAAATGCTCATGCTCTTCTTCTTCACATGGGGCGTTCACTTCCTATACACCGCACTGGTCAATGACCAGGAAAACCGCAAATTCCTGTGGCCCATTGTCTTCAGCGCCATTTGCTTTTCCTGCGTCTGCCTGACGGGATGGATCGGCCTTTGGCCCATGGTCGGCTTCCTGCTCTTCGTGGGCATCCGCTTCAAGCCGCACGGTCTCTACTGTCTCCCCGTCCTGGCGATCCTGCTGCTCTTCCTGGCCTATCCCGTCTATATAAACAAAACCACCAGCGGCAGCATTTTCGGGACCGCCTTCTATACCATCTGCACCGGCCTTCTCGGTTCGGAAAGCACAGCCATGAAGGCGCTCGTTTTCGGAGACATCCCCATCGGCGCACAAACGGCCGTCATATCCATCATCAACAACATCATTACCCAGGGAGACATTCTTTATGAAAACCTGGGGCATCTCCCCCTGGCCCTTGTCTTTCTGCTGGCTCTGCTGCACACATTCAAAAAGAAACCCGTCAACCAAGCCAAATGGGGCATCTTCTCCATGTGGTGCCTGGCTACGGTGGGTATGGCCCTCTACACGGTCAACAAGCCGGGAATCTCCATCGGACAAATCCAGATACTCTTCTCCCCCTTCTTCACGGCATTCGGCACCGCATTCGTCCTCAACCTGATTGCCAGGCATTCCAAGGAAGCGGCCCCCGTCCTGCGCGGCGGTGTCCTTCTTCTGGCGCTGTTGGTCACGGCCCTCCCCCTCCTGCTCAGCCTGCCTCATATCGTGCGTGTCGGCATCCTGACGGCCCACCGGGGCATTCCCGCATGGCCTCCGTACTATCCGCTGGGCATCAGCCAGGAAGTGCGCAACCAAACCAAGGCAGGGGACTTCATCCTCACGGACCAGCCGGCAGCTGTCAGCTGGTACGCGGACAGGAAAACTCTTGACATCCCCAGTCTTGTCTCCCATTTCACCACGCTGGAACGCGTCCTCTCATTCCACGGCGGCAAGGTAGGCAGCATTCTGGTCACTCCTTCCTCCACCATGGGTAAGGACATAAGGGCCGTATCCGGCTATTACGGGGAATTCGCGCCGCTCGTTCTGGAAGGCTCCATCCTCGGCCAGACGAGGGACAAAAACCCCGTATACATATTCAACCACAGCGGCGCCCTCTCCAAACTGGCCGAGCGCTTCGGCCAGTCAGACTCCCGCCAATTCATCATGGGCGCGGACATGATCCTTTACAGGGACCTTCAACAACCCGGTCCCGCACTTCAAAATTAA